In the genome of Plasmodium yoelii strain 17X genome assembly, chromosome: 14, one region contains:
- a CDS encoding GDP-mannose 4,6-dehydratase, putative, translating to MAPVALIFGITGQDGSYLSELLLDKGYEVHGVIRRCSTFNTKRIDHIFEKLNLHYGDLLDNSNIFSLITKIKPNEIYNLAAQSHVKVSFELPEYTAQCTAIGTLRILESIKLSKINNIKFYNASTSELYGNNIQSQCHNENTPFSPVSPYGIAKLYSHYITKNYREAYNMFCVNGILFNHESPRRGETFVTKKITKGIAKIFKKIQTVITLGNIDTFRDWGHAKDYVYAIYLMLQQKTPSDFVICSNQHHSVREFCEIAFAFAGLYLKWVNNGIDEVAVDQYNNIVIKKDKKYYRDSEINNLLGDCSKATNILKWKPNYNFMQLVYDMLEYDFNDYGLQLDDYDTCISRYKNCKINHVN from the coding sequence atggCCCCAGTTGCATTAATATTTGGTATAACAGGACAGGATGGGTCATATTTAAGCGAATTGCTTTTAGATAAAGGATATGAAGTTCATGGGGTTATTAGGAGATGTAGTACATTTAATACAAAAAGAATAGATcatatatttgaaaaattaaatttacaTTATGGTGATTTACTTgataatagtaatatattttctttaataactaaaataaaaccaaatgaaatatataatttagctGCACAAAGTCATGTAAAAGTAAGTTTTGAATTACCTGAATATACAGCACAATGTACAGCTATAGGTACACTAAGAATATTAGAATCAattaaattatcaaaaattaataatatcaaattttataatgcTTCAACATCAGAATTATATGGTAATAATATTCAAAGTCAATGTCATAATGAAAATACACCATTTAGTCCAGTTTCACCTTATGGTATAGCAAAATTATATAGCCattatataacaaaaaattatagagaagcatataatatgttttgtGTTAAtggtatattatttaatcaTGAGAGTCCAAGACGTGGTGAAACATttgttacaaaaaaaattacaaaaggGATagcaaaaatatttaaaaaaattcaaactGTTATTACATTAGGAAATATTGATACATTTAGAGATTGGGGTCATGCAAAAgattatgtatatgcaatatatttaatgttaCAACAAAAAACACCTAGCGATTTTGTTATTTGTTCTAATCAACATCATTCAGTTCGAGAATTTTGTGAAATTGCTTTTGCATTTGCAGgcttatatttaaaatgggTTAATAATGGAATAGATGAAGTTGCAGTAGatcaatataataatatagttattaaaaaagataaaaaatattatagagATTCTGAAATTAACAATTTATTAGGAGACTGTTCGAAGGCAACAAATATACTTAAATGGAAACccaattataattttatgcaATTAGTATATGATATGTTAGAATATGATTTTAACGATTATGGCTTGCAACTTGATGACTATGATACATGCATAAGTCGGTACAAAAA
- a CDS encoding PUB domain-containing protein, putative: protein MDVKEVEQSVIEYVEEMKRANTNQDMEKREDFDKNTDEKTEYINDIQIQELVETFPNNEQTRQYEEYMEYSQDLQDSQNGQNSQNGQDSQNGQDSQNGQNNINNEKIENLINLPISTFHKKESNCDEGSERENGFYQSTEQIIPTKILKLKEDKSIEEDKSIEEDKSIEEDAINNHKSSAAPTSINITNPECCDEEVMRNGENEQNEENEKSCENEKSCENEKSCENEQNCETLLELISKKSLLENDKIKKNISSKNFYIIGEDMLVNITMIFDKIILKLINFYKKNNFDSDKQIEHFYNFFKVLYKLLSNISYHPKDTKYKTIKMCNNQIKRTFLTNSDIFNLVKLLFEILKFNTNCVNSDTEIVNEQNKEENIIKTDNKIDNKTDNKTDNKTDNNSEDNNNKIINNEIWKFENEFSDVESILFEFVLSSINIIMGMINKKINSSNNENEFMSNKKNDKDIKTGCSVDPIKSCISNQNSNKIFNNDSKNKLIEKHVNNIMPSNNKLLVIRQKDIEDKNALNDIRKLHNEKFNAYRNNDGYNNDKNKKDETKYSLFSNKCEKNSLKKSGKKIKHFFKNLFKKD, encoded by the coding sequence ATGGATGTTAAAGAAGTCGAACAAAGTGTGATTGAATATGTTGAGGAAATGAAAAGGGCAAATACTAACCAGGATATGGAAAAACGTGAagattttgataaaaatactGACGAAAAAAcagaatatattaatgacaTACAAATACAAGAGCTAGTAGAAACATTTCCCAATAATGAACAAACCAGACAATATGAAGAATATATGGAATATTCACAAGATTTGCAAGATTCGCAAAATGGGCAAAATTCGCAAAATGGGCAAGATTCGCAAAATGGGCAAGATTCGCAAAATgggcaaaataatattaacaatgaaaaaatagaaaatctTATAAATTTGCCTATTAGTACGTTTCATAAAAAAGAGAGTAATTGTGATGAAGGGAGTGAAAGGGAAAATGGTTTTTACCAAAGTACCGAACAAATTATTCCCACAAAaattctaaaacttaaaGAAGATAAATCAATTGAAGAAGATAAATCAATTGAAGAAGATAAATCAATTGAAGAAGATGCCATAAATAATCATAAGTCTAGTGCTGCCCCTACATCGATAAATATAACCAACCCTGAATGTTGCGATGAAGAAGTCATGAGAAATGGagaaaatgaacaaaatgagGAGAATGAAAAGAGTTGCGAAAATGAAAAGAGTTGCGAGAATGAAAAGAGTTGCGAGAATGAACAAAATTGCGAAACCCTTTTAGAATTAATCAGTAAAAAGTCATTAttagaaaatgataaaataaaaaaaaatatatcttcaaaaaatttttatataattggtGAAGATATGCTTGTAAATATAACTATGATATtcgataaaataatattaaaattaataaatttttataaaaaaaataattttgatagTGATAAACAAATTGAacatttttacaatttttttaaagtcctatataaattattaagcAATATAAGTTACCATCCTAAGGATACAAAATACAAAACGATTAAGATGTGTAATAATCAAATAAAACGAacttttttaacaaatagtgatatttttaatttagttaaattattatttgaaatTCTCAAATTTAACACTAATTGTGTTAATAGTGATACTGAAATTGTAAATGAACAGAATAAAGAAgagaatattattaaaactgataataaaattgataataAAACTGATAATAAAACTGATAATAAAACTGATAATAATAgtgaagataataataataaaattataaacaatgAAATATGGAAATTTGAAAATGAATTTTCTGATGTAGaatcaattttatttgaatttgttttatcatctatcaatataattatggggatgataaataaaaagataaattCATCAAACaatgaaaatgaatttatgtctaataaaaaaaatgataaggATATTAAAACAGGATGTAGTGTAGATCCTATAAAAAGCTGTATATCCAATCAgaattcaaataaaatatttaataatgattcaaaaaataaattaatagaaaaacatgttaataatattatgcCCAGTAATAATAAACTACTTGTTATTCGTCAAAAGGATATAGAAGACAAAAATGCTTTAAATGATATTAGAAAATTAcataatgaaaaatttaatgCCTATAGAAATAATGATGGATATAATAatgacaaaaataaaaaagatgaaacAAAATATAGCTTATTTAGTaataaatgtgaaaaaaatagtCTCAAAAAAAgtgggaaaaaaataaagcatttttttaaaaacttATTTAAAAAGGATTAA
- a CDS encoding ABC transporter F family member 1, putative: MFIEFLIWIITYYLLFSNGIKINRNNSSFLRSSIFKDHVYKNYTNKIRKKNVLKTLQNEEKWKFPILNAHLDSYDDDDDDENDDENDDDNDDENDDNDDDNDDCWDKKKNDYKKLLNLEELDEYTILSPKYNINIYNVLEKNYNKKDKNNVILTINNLNYEIGNKKLINNLNLTLNKSECIGLIGNNGCGKSSLLNLIFENSSNSNKHIIINNNVKKENLINITKTNNPILYVDSLINKNDFTFFYNFLSYMKKKSLKLSSMSNLIKSMNISDFEKLNKENEENYNSEIFYYKNDIFYFKQNIHLLGNNNITVFEKVLKFYQNTLEKYDVLNYIEENISMYKSSDYLKKYKIGEMNEENNNNLKSKDKKSDKRSDKRSDKRSDKRSDKRNGKSQISDEEEEFLRSKYFEYVLKFYMTEKEDIFKDINNIKMNLNKYLNILNLKNFLHVKLSGLSNGYIIRVYLLLLLLSKPKLLLIDEINNNMDIFNIFFIMNVFKYALKYTNIGIILASHDFFLISKLCNRILDYNKISGYDIDFYNISLLKKINKNNNYIKDAKINDHSDLSNTNEKSGKAYSNLTFFKGNYTQYLNNMKILFNNRKKKKEELKKIIDQLNASILKIKKNNKKEFLKSSLKKKEEELSLYQNIYNTFFNMTLNYQHMYYNLIYSKKNEKKGENKYMSFPSKDNVKKNQDNQNSKIDEDKPFDYHNEDGLFEKEKDKHFQVSNTKSTMEEKEEPTNVEEIDEKTFVYNQLDDVDGEMNKNILIDMCKKIKNNELIKTGELYSTHNLTLYEFRNFSLYYLGNQNYDNDHYDNDHYDNDHFGIKKERKKYIFKDLNLNINSNENVLLLGKNGIGKSTLFKILTNKYRFIMNDENENKSINKKKSMYVYGDNNYDETEKNDTLFNYEIDKNIRFEGNINCNFNNVLLTYFEQNMIKKLNLDIDDYFKYLIEKVKYQPINFLENSDFDHTTFDQDVFFYYILNKTKPDYNDNININIDDKIKSLLKIFYIDSETSITEKSGGEKVRILFLSLFLKKSNLLLLDEINNNLDIYLKNLLLNFLNYIYQGSYILTTHDFYIINNLNNINKIIYIFDYQNVFTFYNVNDFIKNFYSFILNSFSAFKNVGTNNLGNNNKEDDMNTNYATSHSYNSKIKNNMEKINYSNELKVDNTSDINTLINNFNKIDQKSEEKLNQENYGKELYDSYDLKILEFLKNQLKKDKSERKSFEEINPLEEEIFEKKKINKKNFGGKGLSGKVKIKNWKRWKK; the protein is encoded by the coding sequence ATGTTtattgaatttttaatatggaTTATAACatactatttattatttagtaACGGTATAAAAATTAATCGAAATAATTCAAGTTTTTTAAGGAGCTCAATTTTTAAAGAtcatgtatataaaaattatacaaacaagataagaaaaaaaaatgtattgaaAACTTtacaaaatgaagaaaagTGGAAATTCCCTATCCTAAATGCCCATCTTGACAGttatgatgatgatgatgatgatgagaATGATGATGagaatgatgatgataatgatgatgagaatgatgataatgatgatgataatgatgattgttgggataaaaaaaaaaatgattataaaaaacttTTAAATCTAGAAGAACTTGATGAATACACTATTTTATCaccaaaatataatattaatatatataatgtgttagaaaaaaactataacaaaaaagataaaaataatgtaatattaacaattaataatttaaattatgaaataggaaataaaaagttaataaataatttaaatttaactTTGAATAAATCAGAATGTATTGGTTTAATTGGAAACAATGGGTGTGGAAAATCGAGccttttaaatttaatttttgaaaattcaTCAAATTCtaataaacatataataattaataataatgtaaaaaaagaaaatttaataaatattacaaaaaCTAATAACCctattttatatgtagactcattaattaataaaaatgattttacttttttttataattttttatcatatatgaaaaaaaaatcattaaaattaAGCTCTATGtctaatttaataaaaagtaTGAATATTTCTGATTTTGAAAAGTtgaataaagaaaatgaagaaaattataatagtgaaatattttattataaaaatgatatattttattttaaacaaaatatacattTGTTAGGAAATAATAACATTACTGTTTTTGAAAAGGTTTTAAAATTCTATCAAAACACattagaaaaatatgatgttctaaattatattgaagaaaatattaGTATGTATAAAAGTTCAGATTATTTAAAGAAATACAAAATTGGTGAAAtgaatgaagaaaataataacaactTAAAAtcaaaagataaaaaaagtgataaaaGAAGTGATAAAAGAAGTGATAAAAGAAGTGATAAAAGAAGTGATAAACGAAATGGTAAAAGTCAAATTTCTGATGAGGAAGAAGAATTTTTAAGGtctaaatattttgaatatgttttaaaattCTATATGACTGAAAAAGAAGACATTtttaaagatataaataatataaaaatgaatttaaataaatatttaaatattttaaatttaaaaaattttttacatgTAAAATTATCTGGATTAAGTAATGGTTATATTATAAGGgtgtatttattattactcCTTTTAAGCAAACCTAAATTACTATTGatagatgaaataaataataatatggatatatttaatatattttttattatgaacgtatttaaatatgcattaaaatatacaaatattgGAATTATTTTAGCTAGtcatgatttttttttaataagtaAATTATGCAACCGAATATTAGactataataaaatttcaggATATGATAtagatttttataatatatctctcttaaaaaaaataaataaaaataataattacatAAAAGATGCTAAAATTAATGATCATTCTGATTTATCCAATACTAACGAAAAATCAGGAAAGGCTTATTCAAATTTGACTTTTTTTAAAGGGAATTATACTCAATAtctaaataatatgaaaatcTTATTTAAtaacagaaaaaaaaaaaaagaagaactcaaaaaaattatagatCAATTAAATGCttctatattaaaaataaaaaaaaataataaaaaagaatttttaaaaagttcattaaaaaaaaaagaagaagaatTATCCttatatcaaaatatttataacacATTTTTTAACATGACATTAAATTATCAGcatatgtattataatttaatttatagtaagaagaatgaaaaaaaaggagaaaataaatacatgTCTTTTCCTTCTAAAGATAATGTCAAAAAAAATCAAGATAATCAAAATTCCAAAATAGATGAAGACAAACCATTTGATTATCACAATGAAGATGGTTTATTTGAAAAAGAGAAAGATAAACATTTTCAAGTCTCAAATACAAAATCTACAAtggaagaaaaagaagaaccAACAAATGTTGAGGAGATAGATGAAAAAACTTTTGTTTATAACCAATTGGATGATGTAGATGgagaaatgaataaaaatattttaatagacatgtgtaaaaaaataaaaaataatgaattaataaaaacggGGGAATTATATTCTACACATAATCTAACTTTATATGAATTTCGGAATTTTTCGTTATACTACTTGGGCAatcaaaattatgataatgaCCATTATGATAATGACCATTATGATAATGACCATTTTGGAATAAAGAAAgaacgaaaaaaatacatatttaaagATTTAAACttaaatattaatagtaATGAAAATGTGTTATTACTaggaaaaaatggaatagGCAAATCAAcactttttaaaatattgaccaataaatatagatttataatgaatgatgaaaatgaaaataaaagtattaacaaaaaaaaaagcatgtatgtatatggagataataattatgatgagacagaaaaaaatgatacattatttaattatgaaatagataaaaatataagattTGAAGGGAATATTAAttgtaattttaataatgtgTTATTAACTTATTTTGagcaaaatatgataaaaaaactaaatttagatattgatgattattttaaatatttaattgaaaaagtaaaatatcaaccaataaattttttagaaaattCAGATTTTGATCATACTACTTTTGATCAAGATGTATtcttttattacattttaaataaaacaaaaccagattataatgataatattaatattaatatagatgataaaataaaatctttgttaaaaattttttatattgataGTGAAACATCAATTACTGAAAAAAGTGGTGGAGAAAAAGTTcgtattttatttctttcattatttttaaaaaaatcaaatttattgttattagatgaaataaataataatctagatatttatttaaaaaatcttttattaaattttttaaattatatatatcaaggaagttatatattaacaactcatgatttttatataatcaataatctaaataatataaataaaattatatacatatttgatTATCAAAATgtttttactttttataaTGTCAAtgattttatcaaaaatttttatagttttattttaaactCTTTTAGTGCGTTTAAAAATGTGGGAACCAATAATTTGGGTAATAATAACAAAGAGGATGATATGAATACGAATTATGCTACCTCTCATAGTTATAAttcgaaaataaaaaataatatggaaAAAATCAACTATAGTAATGAATTGAAAGTAGATAATACATCAGATATAAAtacattaataaataattttaataaaattgacCAAAAAAGTGAAGAAAAACTGAATCAAGAAAATTATGGAAAAGAACTTTATGATAGTTATGATTTGAAAATtttagaatttttaaaaaatcaacTAAAAAAAGACAAGAGTGAAAGAAAAAGTTTTGAAGAAATAAATCCACTAGAAGAAgaaatttttgaaaaaaaaaaaatcaataaaaaaaattttggtGGAAAAGGATTATCAggaaaagtaaaaataaaaaattggaaaagatggaaaaagtaa
- a CDS encoding translation initiation factor SUI1, putative, translating into MEDLEKEFDKIKIKPDDNENDKKRKEESGGSSIGVEENEEESEKISNRKLRYLKMKDKKEEKINKKKQSSKTNSTNNTKTNQNDDKNINTSQSDLKDDNNNNQNNTTEDAILNNESMHQPIQVEYCKVCGVPYEYCEYGNSFNECKEENKDKYNYDMATNNTDNNNKKQAKKPSQNTSQKITIQKTTKAKKKTVTVVKGLHVYTKLDKMAKIFSKFYACGASVIKGTNNAQDQIDIQGDVEHNIVDVIMKNCPEITDDIFVILPPK; encoded by the exons ATGGAAGACTTAGAAAAAGaattcgataaaattaaaataaaacctgatgataatgaaaatgataaaaagaGGAAAGAAGAAAGTGGAGGATCATCTATAGGAgtagaagaaaatgaagaagaatCTGAAAAAATATCGAATCGAAAATTAAGATATTTGAAAATGaaagataaaaaagaagaaaaaataaataaaaaaaaacaatctTCCAAAACAAACTCTACAAATAACACTAAAACTAatcaaaatgatgataaaaatataaatacttcTCAATCTGATTTaaaagatgataataataataatcaaaataatacaaCTGAGGAtgctatattaaataatgaatcTATGCATCAGCCTATTCAGGTTGAATATTGTAAAG tatGTGGAGTCCCATATGAATATTGTGAATATGGAAATtcttttaatgaatgtaaagaagaaaataaagataagTATAACTATGATATGGCTACTAATAATacagataataataataaaaaacaagcCAAGAAACCTTCTCAAAAT ACATctcaaaaaataacaatacaAAAGACAACTAaagccaaaaaaaaaactgtaACAGTTGTAAAAGGATTACATGTATACACAAAACTTGATAAAATGGctaaaatattttccaaattttATGCATGTGGGGCTTCAGTTATAAAGGGTACAAACAACGCTCAAGATCAAATAGATATACAA GGAGACGTTGAACATAACATTGTTGATgttataatgaaaaattgtCCAGAAATAACTGACgatatttttgtaattttacCCCCCAAATAA